One genomic segment of Paenibacillus sp. FSL H8-0332 includes these proteins:
- a CDS encoding spore germination protein codes for MENINSPVSPKLEDNISTIQARLGNSPDLVIRTYELINRTARVAAIYIAGITDRVMVDDYISHVMSFQALNDRARLAVTPEEVYSYIKENALSIGKEKLVKDINGLLEALLSGDTVILVNGVKGGVSGSTCGGESRAVTEAGTQIAIRGSKESFTETISTNIALVRKIIKNPDLWTETMKLGDVTHTDITIMYIRGIADEETIRAFKDKLQEIKVDMILESGYIEQLVEDNKYSPFPTIFNTERPDSVAGNLLDGRIAIFVDGTPFVLIAPTTFFMFFHTVEDYYQRYDISSLIRMLRFVCLVISMYGPAIFVAALNFHQEMIPTPLLINLASQREGVPFPAFVEAVMMEITFEIIREAGVRMPSPIGQTVSIIGGLVLGTAAVQAGIVSPAMVIVVSLTGISSFATPAFNMALSIRMLRFIMMAIAAFMGLYGIAIFTIMLIAHLCSLRSLGVPYMTPIGPFVPGNLKDTFIRSPKSFMKLRKRLVHNGGSSASASAGKGASTGESNER; via the coding sequence ATGGAGAATATAAATTCACCGGTCTCCCCTAAGCTGGAAGACAACATCAGTACCATTCAAGCAAGACTCGGGAACAGTCCCGATCTGGTCATACGCACCTATGAATTAATTAATAGAACAGCCCGTGTGGCTGCAATCTATATCGCCGGCATTACCGACAGAGTGATGGTCGATGACTACATCTCGCATGTGATGTCCTTTCAAGCTCTGAATGACCGTGCGCGGCTTGCGGTAACCCCGGAGGAAGTCTACAGCTATATTAAAGAGAATGCCCTTAGCATCGGCAAGGAGAAGCTGGTTAAGGATATCAACGGGCTGCTTGAAGCGCTGCTGTCGGGAGACACGGTTATTCTGGTTAACGGAGTGAAGGGGGGCGTCAGTGGAAGCACCTGCGGCGGGGAGTCCCGGGCGGTTACTGAGGCGGGTACCCAGATCGCCATTCGCGGCTCCAAAGAAAGCTTCACGGAGACCATCAGCACGAATATTGCCCTGGTCCGCAAAATCATCAAGAACCCGGACCTCTGGACCGAAACGATGAAGCTGGGCGATGTCACCCACACTGATATTACGATTATGTATATCCGCGGCATTGCGGACGAAGAGACGATTCGGGCATTCAAGGATAAGCTTCAGGAGATTAAGGTCGATATGATTCTGGAGTCGGGATATATTGAACAGCTTGTGGAGGACAATAAATATTCCCCGTTCCCCACGATATTCAATACAGAGCGCCCGGATAGTGTGGCGGGCAATCTGCTGGATGGACGGATTGCTATCTTCGTGGACGGTACCCCGTTTGTGCTGATTGCCCCAACCACCTTCTTCATGTTCTTTCATACCGTAGAGGATTATTATCAGCGGTATGATATCTCCTCGCTGATCCGGATGCTCCGCTTTGTGTGCCTGGTCATTTCGATGTATGGTCCGGCGATCTTCGTCGCTGCGCTGAACTTCCATCAGGAGATGATTCCGACTCCGCTGCTGATCAATCTGGCATCACAGCGGGAGGGGGTGCCGTTCCCTGCCTTTGTAGAAGCGGTCATGATGGAGATTACCTTCGAGATTATCCGCGAAGCTGGGGTCCGTATGCCTTCACCCATCGGCCAGACCGTATCGATCATCGGCGGTCTGGTGCTGGGGACGGCGGCTGTTCAGGCGGGGATCGTCTCTCCGGCCATGGTTATCGTGGTCTCGCTCACAGGGATATCAAGCTTTGCCACACCGGCCTTCAACATGGCGCTCTCCATCCGCATGCTGCGGTTTATCATGATGGCAATCGCTGCATTTATGGGTCTGTATGGCATCGCCATATTCACCATTATGCTGATTGCCCATCTGTGCAGCCTGCGCTCGCTCGGTGTTCCTTACATGACTCCCATCGGTCCCTTTGTTCCGGGGAATCTGAAGGATACCTTCATCCGTTCCCCTAAGAGCTTCATGAAGCTCAGAAAACGTCTGGTCCACAACGGTGGGAGCTCGGCATCCGCTTCCGCAGGCAAAGGGGCCTCCACGGGTGAATCCAATGAACGGTAA
- a CDS encoding NAD(P)/FAD-dependent oxidoreductase produces the protein MNESMELYDVTIIGGGPAGMYTAFYSGMRDLKTKLIEAKDELGGRMLIYPEKMIWDVGGVTPILCRQLIDQLAEQARTFDPTIVFGQQIVHQARQEDGTYILTSATGEQHWTRTVILTIGYGILQMAKLEIEGADRYEVTNLHYTVQELEPFRGKRVLISGGGDSAVDWANELEGIAASVTVVHRREQFGGHEKNIARMKASSVDVRVPCAVSQLHSSDGEQIDQVTVCHIQTGEHEQLAVDAVIVNHGLRSDFGPLKDWGLDMGEWCANVSGKLETNLPGVFAAGDFVDYESKVRLIAGTFTDAVLALNSAKLYMDPTAEKVAYVSSHNDRFKEKNKALGVVDNH, from the coding sequence ATGAACGAATCAATGGAATTATACGATGTGACGATTATTGGCGGGGGTCCCGCAGGCATGTATACAGCGTTCTATAGCGGAATGAGGGATCTGAAGACCAAGCTGATTGAAGCGAAGGATGAGCTGGGCGGCAGAATGCTAATCTATCCTGAGAAGATGATCTGGGATGTCGGAGGAGTAACACCTATTCTCTGCCGCCAGTTAATTGATCAGCTGGCAGAGCAGGCGCGTACCTTCGATCCTACCATCGTTTTCGGACAGCAGATTGTTCATCAGGCCCGCCAGGAGGACGGAACGTATATTCTGACCTCGGCAACAGGCGAGCAGCACTGGACCCGTACCGTCATTCTCACCATCGGATATGGTATTCTGCAGATGGCGAAGCTGGAGATTGAAGGCGCGGACCGTTACGAGGTGACGAACCTGCACTACACGGTACAGGAGCTGGAGCCCTTCCGCGGCAAGCGGGTATTGATCTCGGGCGGCGGCGATTCCGCAGTAGACTGGGCGAATGAGCTGGAGGGAATTGCTGCGAGTGTAACCGTGGTGCACCGCCGGGAGCAGTTCGGCGGGCATGAGAAGAATATTGCCCGGATGAAAGCTTCCTCCGTGGATGTGCGCGTGCCTTGTGCGGTAAGCCAACTGCACAGCAGTGACGGCGAGCAGATCGATCAGGTGACCGTCTGCCATATTCAGACCGGGGAGCATGAGCAGCTTGCAGTCGATGCCGTCATTGTCAACCACGGGCTGAGAAGCGACTTCGGTCCGCTCAAGGACTGGGGGCTGGACATGGGAGAATGGTGTGCGAACGTCAGCGGGAAGCTGGAGACCAATCTGCCCGGCGTCTTCGCGGCCGGAGACTTCGTGGACTATGAGAGTAAGGTAAGACTCATTGCCGGCACGTTCACCGATGCGGTGCTTGCCCTGAACAGCGCGAAGCTGTATATGGACCCTACGGCCGAGAAGGTGGCCTACGTGTCCTCGCATAATGACCGGTTCAAGGAGAAGAACAAGGCGCTTGGCGTAGTAGATAACCACTAG
- a CDS encoding iron ABC transporter permease yields the protein MQSHKIISTEDTRRKHGLKVIGVLAVLIVMMFIISVNTGYIRLTPLELLNTLVGKGTEKQELILFQFRLPRIVISLLIGTALAVSGAVMQGVFRNDLADPGILGINAGAGLMVMLLISFYPTTSAAPVYLLPVVAFAGAACTAALIYSLAYKRHQGIAPIRLLLTGVAVAAGMSAAMIVLTLRLDPDKYQFVATWLAGSIWGTSWKFVLSLLPWIVILLPYVFYKARVMNVLNLGEQTATGLGAHVSKEQFRLLAAAVGLAASSVAVSGGIGFVGLVGPHLARRLVGPKHQLMLPASALIGALLVIAADTIGRWILQPSEIPTGIVVAVIGAPYFLYLLARTKS from the coding sequence ATGCAGAGCCATAAGATAATTTCTACAGAAGATACAAGGCGTAAGCACGGCCTGAAGGTGATTGGCGTGCTGGCCGTTCTGATTGTGATGATGTTCATTATAAGTGTGAATACAGGATACATAAGGCTTACTCCACTTGAGCTGCTCAATACGCTGGTCGGCAAGGGGACGGAGAAGCAGGAGCTGATTCTGTTCCAGTTCCGCCTGCCGCGAATTGTCATCTCTCTCTTGATCGGGACTGCACTTGCCGTATCCGGCGCGGTGATGCAGGGGGTCTTCCGCAATGATCTGGCCGATCCGGGCATTCTCGGCATTAATGCCGGGGCCGGGCTGATGGTCATGCTGCTGATCTCTTTCTATCCGACGACCTCGGCGGCACCGGTCTATCTGCTGCCTGTTGTTGCTTTTGCCGGGGCGGCCTGCACTGCCGCTCTGATCTATAGCCTCGCCTACAAGCGGCATCAGGGCATTGCGCCGATCCGGCTGCTGCTTACCGGGGTCGCAGTGGCGGCAGGCATGAGCGCGGCGATGATCGTGCTGACGCTTCGCCTTGACCCGGACAAGTATCAATTCGTCGCTACGTGGCTGGCCGGCAGCATCTGGGGCACAAGCTGGAAGTTTGTCTTGTCCCTGCTGCCCTGGATTGTGATTCTCCTGCCTTATGTCTTCTACAAGGCACGGGTGATGAATGTACTTAATCTGGGCGAGCAGACGGCGACCGGACTCGGCGCCCATGTTAGCAAAGAGCAGTTCCGCCTGCTGGCAGCGGCGGTCGGCCTTGCGGCATCGAGCGTAGCGGTCAGCGGCGGCATCGGCTTCGTCGGGCTGGTCGGCCCGCATCTGGCACGGCGGCTGGTCGGACCGAAGCATCAGCTGATGCTGCCCGCCTCGGCGCTGATCGGCGCGCTGCTTGTCATTGCGGCAGATACGATCGGGCGGTGGATTCTGCAGCCGTCCGAGATTCCTACCGGCATTGTGGTAGCTGTAATCGGCGCTCCATACTTTCTGTATCTTCTGGCCCGTACCAAATCTTAA
- a CDS encoding iron ABC transporter permease: MNHQAVSGSGLDQKAKPLKLRSRPWTATLILIGGLIALALGIAISVSFGAADIKLSVVWTAVFHFNPDITEHQIIRELRLPRVLGGVMVGASLAVAGAVMQGMTRNPLADSGLMGINSGAGFALAVCFAFFPGLPFMYLILYSFVGAGAGAGIVYGVGSLAKGGLTPARLVLAGAALSALLSALSEGIALYFRIGQDLAFWYAGGLAGTKWLQLQIMAPWVIAALLGAIVLSRSITMLSLGEDIARGLGQRTGLVKLAGTLVVLILAGASVAVVGAVGFVGLIIPHLTRYLVGVDYRWIIPCSAVLGALLVVGGDLTARMINPPHETPVGAIIALIGVPFFLYLARKERREL, encoded by the coding sequence ATGAATCATCAGGCAGTGTCCGGGAGCGGGCTGGATCAAAAGGCAAAACCACTGAAGCTGCGGTCCCGTCCCTGGACGGCAACATTAATTCTTATCGGCGGTCTGATTGCGCTGGCGCTTGGCATAGCTATATCCGTATCGTTTGGGGCAGCAGATATTAAGCTGTCTGTCGTCTGGACCGCAGTCTTTCATTTCAATCCCGATATTACCGAGCATCAGATCATCCGCGAGCTTAGGCTGCCGCGTGTGCTCGGCGGCGTAATGGTGGGGGCCAGCCTCGCTGTGGCTGGAGCCGTTATGCAGGGGATGACCCGTAATCCGCTCGCGGATTCGGGACTGATGGGCATTAACTCTGGAGCAGGCTTTGCGCTGGCCGTCTGCTTTGCCTTTTTTCCGGGATTACCGTTCATGTATCTCATTCTCTATTCCTTCGTTGGTGCCGGAGCCGGAGCGGGAATTGTCTACGGTGTAGGCTCGCTGGCGAAGGGCGGGCTAACCCCGGCCAGGCTGGTATTGGCAGGTGCTGCCCTCAGTGCGCTGCTATCGGCTTTAAGTGAAGGCATCGCCCTGTATTTCCGGATCGGACAAGATCTTGCCTTCTGGTATGCCGGCGGCTTGGCCGGAACGAAGTGGCTCCAGCTTCAGATTATGGCCCCTTGGGTGATCGCGGCTCTCCTCGGAGCCATTGTGCTGTCCCGTTCGATTACGATGCTCAGCCTGGGTGAGGATATTGCACGGGGGCTTGGGCAACGTACGGGGCTGGTGAAATTGGCCGGTACTCTAGTTGTTCTGATTCTGGCCGGAGCCTCGGTAGCTGTAGTGGGAGCCGTAGGGTTCGTCGGCCTGATTATCCCCCATCTGACGCGCTATCTGGTCGGCGTGGATTACAGATGGATCATTCCCTGTTCTGCGGTGCTGGGTGCGCTGCTGGTAGTCGGGGGCGATCTGACGGCCCGGATGATCAACCCGCCGCATGAAACGCCGGTGGGTGCGATTATAGCGTTGATTGGGGTACCGTTCTTCCTGTATCTGGCCCGAAAAGAAAGAAGGGAGCTGTAA
- a CDS encoding oleate hydratase, translated as MGIYQRIHPQVQEGIASRKAYLVGGGIGSLSAAAFLIRDGHMPGRNIHILEQSAVYGGSMDGAGNAKDGYSARGGREIEEHFECFMELFGFIPSLTNPDRTVLDEFRELNLAEPIESHCRLVEKQGTPADFSSLGLSTAHALQLGKLTLATEERLGAVTIEQFFDPSFLETNFWYFWRSMFAFENWHSVVEVKRYMERFMHLISGMNQLKGILHTEYNQFDSLILPLMKWLEREGVHFDKGHQVTDLELSINGEEKVVTAIQVQVNGSPKTIPVTRGDLIMVTNGSMTENSTVGDLNHPAVLNRSVTERGCWSLWGKLAAKSPDFGRPEVFCGDIDKSKWLSFTMTFTDDEIVFPYLLELTGDAPGMGGVVTIKDSSWMMSWTAPKQPHFINQPDNVKVLWAYGLFPDAEGDYIKKKMSDCTGRELLEELCYHMGLADRIPEILEHTTNVIPCMMPYITAQFMPRVLGDRPQVVPQGSVNLAFLGQFAEVPDDCVFTVEYSVRSAMMAVYNLLALDKEVIPVHPSKYDVRVLLTALRTCLGNKPLPLDKTLGELLAGTVLSKLI; from the coding sequence ATGGGTATATATCAAAGAATTCATCCGCAGGTACAGGAAGGCATCGCTTCACGCAAGGCTTATCTCGTTGGAGGAGGAATCGGCTCCCTGTCGGCGGCGGCATTCCTGATCCGCGACGGGCATATGCCCGGCCGGAATATTCATATTCTGGAGCAATCGGCTGTATACGGCGGTTCCATGGATGGGGCGGGCAATGCCAAGGACGGTTACAGCGCCCGGGGCGGACGCGAGATTGAAGAGCACTTCGAGTGCTTCATGGAGCTGTTCGGCTTCATCCCTTCCCTGACCAATCCGGACCGGACAGTGCTGGATGAATTCCGGGAGCTGAATCTGGCTGAACCGATTGAATCGCATTGCCGTCTGGTGGAAAAGCAAGGCACCCCCGCCGACTTCTCCTCGCTTGGACTCTCAACCGCACATGCGCTGCAATTAGGCAAGCTGACGCTGGCTACCGAAGAGAGACTGGGCGCGGTGACGATTGAGCAGTTTTTTGACCCGAGCTTCCTGGAGACGAATTTCTGGTATTTCTGGCGCTCCATGTTCGCCTTCGAGAATTGGCATAGCGTAGTGGAGGTGAAGCGTTATATGGAGCGGTTCATGCACCTGATCTCCGGGATGAACCAGCTGAAAGGAATTTTGCACACCGAATACAACCAGTTCGACTCGCTGATCCTGCCGCTGATGAAGTGGCTGGAGCGTGAGGGCGTTCATTTTGACAAAGGGCATCAGGTCACGGATCTGGAGCTTAGCATCAATGGTGAGGAGAAAGTTGTAACCGCGATTCAGGTGCAGGTGAACGGCTCCCCGAAGACAATTCCGGTGACACGCGGGGATCTGATCATGGTCACGAACGGCTCAATGACAGAGAATTCTACTGTGGGCGATCTGAACCATCCGGCTGTGCTGAACCGGTCTGTTACAGAACGCGGCTGCTGGAGCCTGTGGGGTAAGCTTGCTGCTAAATCCCCGGATTTCGGCCGTCCCGAGGTGTTCTGCGGGGATATCGACAAGTCCAAATGGTTGTCGTTCACGATGACTTTTACCGATGATGAGATTGTATTCCCTTATCTGCTGGAGCTGACGGGAGATGCTCCCGGCATGGGCGGCGTGGTGACGATCAAAGACTCCAGCTGGATGATGTCCTGGACCGCACCGAAGCAGCCTCATTTCATCAACCAGCCGGACAACGTGAAGGTGCTGTGGGCGTATGGCCTGTTCCCGGATGCCGAAGGTGACTATATCAAGAAAAAAATGAGCGACTGCACCGGACGCGAGCTGCTGGAGGAACTGTGCTACCATATGGGCCTTGCGGACCGCATTCCCGAGATTCTGGAGCATACCACTAATGTCATCCCTTGTATGATGCCTTATATCACTGCGCAGTTCATGCCGCGCGTTCTTGGTGACCGTCCGCAGGTCGTGCCGCAGGGCAGTGTGAATCTGGCCTTCCTCGGCCAGTTCGCCGAAGTGCCGGACGACTGCGTGTTCACCGTGGAATATTCGGTCCGCTCCGCAATGATGGCCGTCTACAATCTGCTGGCGCTGGACAAAGAGGTGATTCCCGTCCATCCGAGCAAATATGATGTACGGGTGCTGCTGACCGCGCTCCGCACCTGCCTGGGCAACAAGCCGCTGCCGCTGGATAAGACGCTCGGGGAGCTGCTGGCGGGAACAGTACTCTCTAAATTAATCTAA
- a CDS encoding TetR/AcrR family transcriptional regulator C-terminal domain-containing protein, which produces MSNSLLTKNALARSLKKLMLTRPLNKITIQQLTADCGVTRHTFYNHFQDIYELLGWIYKSEVIEGLDQYCCWAGWKQGFLSVLRYTVNNKTICLNTFHSLGREHLEEFLYGVIYRVMISVVEELDGQAWPGQEQIPEPVRMQARLDIADFYTLGILEQVIHWLKAGANTDPAGVVDKVSRIMDGCIARGLEHYQTAVHPVNS; this is translated from the coding sequence ATGTCCAATTCCCTTTTAACGAAGAACGCGTTAGCCCGGTCCCTGAAGAAGCTTATGCTCACAAGGCCGCTGAATAAAATAACGATCCAACAGCTCACGGCGGATTGCGGGGTGACCCGCCATACGTTTTATAATCATTTTCAGGATATCTATGAGCTGCTCGGCTGGATCTACAAGTCAGAAGTGATTGAAGGACTGGACCAATACTGCTGTTGGGCGGGCTGGAAGCAAGGGTTCCTAAGCGTCCTGCGCTACACCGTAAATAACAAAACCATCTGTCTGAATACCTTCCATTCGCTGGGACGCGAGCATCTGGAAGAGTTCCTGTACGGGGTGATTTACCGCGTCATGATCAGCGTAGTGGAGGAGCTGGACGGGCAGGCGTGGCCCGGACAGGAGCAGATTCCAGAGCCTGTGAGAATGCAGGCCAGACTGGATATAGCCGATTTCTACACGCTGGGCATCCTTGAACAGGTGATCCACTGGCTCAAAGCAGGGGCGAATACAGATCCGGCCGGGGTAGTGGACAAAGTATCGCGGATTATGGACGGATGCATTGCCCGTGGGCTTGAGCATTATCAGACTGCGGTTCATCCGGTGAATTCATGA
- a CDS encoding metallophosphoesterase family protein → MISDIHGCIEEFNLLLRRAEYDPSGDQLILLGDYVDRGPDSRAVVEQVKRLAESDGVIVLRGNHDQMACDALAGEDDKRDTHWITNGGFHTLLSYCGGRDSVLLHPDSGWRDYTEMKRFMRTEYKEHLDFLGSLPYYYETETHLFVHAGIDPSLADWRTQREYDFIWIREPFYNHPVTSTEKTVVFGHTSTVDMQDGAGVWFSPLGDKIGIDGGCVYGEQLNCLEISEAGYKTYAVRLGERE, encoded by the coding sequence GTGATCAGTGACATTCACGGCTGTATAGAGGAATTCAACCTGCTGCTCCGCCGGGCGGAGTATGACCCCTCCGGGGATCAATTGATCCTGCTGGGCGATTATGTGGACAGAGGGCCGGACAGTAGGGCGGTCGTGGAACAGGTGAAGCGGCTTGCTGAATCAGATGGCGTTATTGTGCTGCGGGGGAACCATGATCAGATGGCCTGCGATGCGCTGGCGGGAGAGGATGATAAGCGGGATACCCACTGGATTACGAATGGGGGATTCCATACCCTGCTGAGCTATTGCGGAGGCCGGGATTCGGTGCTGCTGCACCCGGATTCAGGCTGGAGGGATTATACGGAGATGAAGCGGTTCATGCGTACGGAGTATAAGGAGCATCTGGATTTTCTGGGTTCGCTGCCCTACTACTATGAGACGGAGACCCATCTGTTCGTTCATGCGGGCATTGATCCTTCCCTTGCCGACTGGCGGACCCAGCGGGAGTATGATTTTATCTGGATTCGGGAGCCTTTCTACAATCATCCTGTTACTTCTACGGAGAAGACGGTCGTCTTCGGCCATACCTCTACGGTAGATATGCAGGACGGCGCAGGAGTCTGGTTCAGTCCGCTGGGCGATAAAATAGGCATCGACGGCGGCTGCGTGTACGGGGAGCAGCTGAACTGCCTGGAGATTAGCGAAGCAGGATATAAGACCTATGCGGTCCGGCTCGGCGAGCGGGAGTAA